The genomic stretch ACAGCTGCGGAACCACCCTGCCCGGCGCGGCGCACTGCTGGGGCGACAACGCGGCGGGGCAGCTGGGCACCGGCGGCGCGGAACCGTCGCTTTCCATCCCCGCGGCGCTCCGCGCGCTGGCCGGCGTGGCGGTGGAGGACCTGGCGCTGGGCGAGATCCACACCTGCGCGGTGGCGGCGGGCGGCGTGTGGTGCTGGGGCGACAACTCCGTCGGGCAGCTGGGCGACGGCACGCAGGATCCCCGGCCGGAGCCGGTGCGGGTAGCGGCTCCCGCGGGCGTCCGCTTCACCTCGGTCGGCGTCGGGATCGTGCACACCTGCGCGCTTGCGGAGGACGGCGGCGTGTGGTGCTGGGGCGACAACTCCGCCGGCCAGCTTGGGGCCGAGGCCGGGCCGGGCGATCCCTCGCCCCAGCCGGTACGGGTGGCGGCGCCGGGAGCGGTTTTCTCCAGCCTGTCCGTGGGAGCGGTCCACGCCTGCGCGCTGACCGCCGAGGGCGCGGCGTGGTGCTGGGGCGACAACAGCACGGGCCAGCTGGGCACCGGCACGGTGGACGCGGTGGCGGGCGCGGTGGCGGTGGAGTCGGCGGGGGCGCCGTTCACCCAGCTGGGCGCGGGCTTTCTGCACACCTGCGCGGTGCGGGCTTCGGGCACGACGGCGTGCTGGGGCGACAACAGCTACGGCCAGCTGGGCAACGGCAGCACGGAGATGAGCGCGTCGCCGGTCGCGGTCTCCGGCCCGGGGCGCTTCCGGCAGGTGTCTGGCGGGCTCTACCACACCTGCGCCGTGACGGCGGAGGACGGCCGCGCCTTCTGCTGGGGCGCCAACGGTTCGGGACGCCTGGGCAGCGGCGACGAGGCCGACTCGCCGGTGCCGGTGGAGGTGCGCTCCGGCGAGATCCGCTTTCAGTCGGTGGACGCGGGGTACGAGCACAGCTGCGCGCTGGGCACGGACAACGAGGGGTACTGCTGGGGCCGCAACAGCGCGGGCGAGCTCGGCACGGGGTTCACCAGCGGCGCCTCGCTGCAGCCCGTGCGCGTGTCATCTCCGGTGGCCCCCGCGCTCCGGCGCGCCGCCGCCGCGCATGCCGCCCCGACGCGCGCGCGTTCGGCGGCCCGTGCGCATCCGCGGCCGGCCGTGTGCGGCCGGATCGCCGGGCGGACGCGCGGGCGCCTGCCCAGCTGCCGCTGAACCGTCCCTGCCTGAACGGAAGAACCGGCGCTCCGTGTATTCGGGGCGCCGGTTTTCTCGTGCGGATCCGGTTTGGCCAGCAGGGTGGGTGAGTGTGGCACGCGAAGGATCGCAATCAGGCGAGAGCGGTTCCGCAGATCTGTCGGGGGCTGTGGGAGGGGCGACGCTGTTCGGGACCGGGGCTCCGCGTGCGGGAATGCGCATTGGCGGACGAGGCGTGTGGCATCGCCGTCCGGGTCCGGATCGGGGGAAGGCCGCCGGCTCCCAGGGTGGCTGGACGCGCGGTGCGGAGTCAGTCCCGCGGGGAGCGGCCGTCGCGGGGAGCGCCTGCGCAGCGGTCACTGCGGGCGCATCGCGTGGCGGGACGGAGATCCGGGGCAGCAACCGGCCTGGCCGTCGCGGGACCCGGTATCCGCCGCGGCGGTGTCTCTGGTGGACAGGCGGAGGCGGACGGCGGGGTGCGCTGCAGGCGGGAGGAACCGCCGCGACGCGTTTCCCTTTGGATCACCCGCTCCATGGGCCGGCGGCGCACCCGGCACGTGACCGAACGCGTCGCGCGGATGGATGGTGGCCCGGCGACCGCCGGATGGATCAGCCCAGGACGCGGAGGATGAACAGGGCGGCCAGCGTCGTCATGTGCACGCTCAGGCGCGCACGCATGGCCTTGAGGGCACGCCCCATCTGCGTTTCCACCGTCTTTACGGAGAGCCCCAGCGTGCTGGCGATCTGCGTGTATGTAAGCCCGTCGCGCCGGCTGAGCATGAAGATGCGCCGGCACTGCTCGGGCAGCGCGTCCACGGCGCGGTCGATGGCCAGCTTGAGTTCACCCGAGCGCAGCACGTCGTCCGTATCGCCGGGAGCGCGGTCGTCTACGCCCAGCAGGAGCTGCGACCGGTCCTCCACCCGCCTCCGCTTGAGCGCGTTGAACGCCCGGTTGCGTGCGGAGATGTACAGCACGGGAGCGAGCGTCTTTCCGCGGGCGCGCCACTCCGCGCGCCGCTCCCACACGGCGACGAACAGGTCCTGCACCACGTCCTCCGACGCCGCGGGCGACCCCACCAGCCGGTCCACGTATGTGCACAGACCGGCGTAGTGCTCCTGAAAGACCGTCTGAAACCACCGCTGGTCCGCTTCGGCGGACGGGGCCGGCCAGCCTGCTTCGGGCACTCCGCTTCCGGCGCAAAGATCGGACATCCGTTCCTCTCGTGTCGGGGCGTCCGCGCGGCTCCGTGGCGGTCTTCCTCGCCACCGGGCCGGTAATCGTGAGCTTCTCTGATTGTAGGCGTGAAGTGCACGGAGGAAGGGCAAGGCGTGCAACGATCTTGTAGCGGTCCGGCACAGGTGTCCGGCAGGCGGGGTCTTTCCGCGACGATGCGGTGCGGGATGACCAGGACGGGGCCGCCGCCCGGCGCGAGGTTGCGGCGCGGAAGCTCCCCAGGGCCGGTGAAGATCGGGACGGGATTGGTACCGGAATCCGGAGCAGAGCTGTCAGGGAGGGCCGGCTGGCGGGTTGTTCTTGTGCCGGATGCCGCGTGATGGAGCGGGACGGCCCCGGGCCCCGGCATCCTCCTTCGGGGAGATTGTTTCCCTGTTCCACCCCCCCTGGTACCGGAGAGCACCATGATGAAGCAGTGGACTGTACGCGTGATTCCTGCGCTCGCGCTGGCGGCGGCGCTGGGCGCGTGCTCGGACTCGGCGCTCGCGCCCGAGCCGCGGGACGCGGCCGCCGGCGTGGATGCGAACGGCGCGGGCTCCGGCCTTGCGCGCGCGTTCCTCAGCGTGAGCGCGGGGCTGGGCTTTACCTGCGGCACCACCCTGGACGGCGCCGCGTACTGCTGGGGCGAGAACGGCTCCGGGCAGCTGGGCACCGGGGACTTCGACGCCCGCGCGGTGCCCGCCCGGGTGGCCGGCGTGCCGGCGGCGCTGGCGGCCAGCACGGGCGCCGCGCATGCGTGCGCGCTGACGGCGGCGGGCGAGGTGTACTGCTGGGGCGACAACTCCGCCGGCCAGCTGGGCGACGGCACGACGTCCGGTTCGGCCTCGCCGGTGCGCGTGCGGCGGCCGGCGGGTGTGCGGTTCGTTTCGGTGACCACGGGCGCCGTCCACGGCTGCGGGCTCGCCACCGACCGGGCCACTTACTGCTGGGGCGACAACTCCGCCGGCCAGCTGGGTGACGGCACGCTGAACGGCAGCTCCGTCCCCGTTCGCGTGCAGGCGCCGGCCGGCGCCGTGTTCCGGTCCGTGCGCAGCGGCGACGGCGCCGCGCACACCTGTGCCGTCGGCGCGGCCGGAGCGGCCTGGTGCTGGGGCGACAACAGCTACGGCCAGCTGGGCACGGGTGCGGCGGGCGCCCCGTCCACGGTGCCGGTGCGCGTCGCGGGTGGCGTGCGCTTCACGGCGGTGGCTGGCTCCGGGCTGGGCCACACGTGCGCCGTGTCCACGGCGGCGCAGGCGTACTGCTGGGGCGACAACTCCAACGGCCAGCTGGGCGATGGCACCACCGTTCCCCGGCCGCTGCCCACCGCCGTGCTGAGCACGCGCCGCTACGCCAGCGTGGAAACGGGCTGGTTCCACAGCTGCGGCTCCACCTTCCTGTCCGGCGCGTACTGCTGGGGCGACGCCAACGGCGGCAAGCTGGGCAACGGCACCGCGAGCGGCTTCACCGCGGCTCCGGTGGCCGTGACGGCCAGCCAGGGCTTCGGGCAGATGGACCCGGGCGCCGACCACAGCTGCGCGCGGCGCGTGGATGGCGCGGCGTACTGCTGGGGCCAGGGCTTCTCCGGCCAGCTCGGGGACGGCCAGTCCACCAACTCGGCCGTGCCGGTGCGGGTCGCGAACCCCGGGTCCACTCCGGCGGCTTCGCGCGCGGCGGGTGCGGGCCGGGCGCAGGCGCGCGACGGTGTGGCCGAATGGTGCCGGGCCCGGGCGGCCCGCGGCGCCGCGGTCATCTGCGCCTGATCACGGACGGCCCGGCCGGTACCGCCGGCCGGGCCGGTCTGTCCCACCGTCACCGGTCTGTGATCGCCCCGAAGACGTCCGCGGAGGATGGAACACCGGGCGTGGCGGGGCGGATCGCGGCCTTGCGCGGTGCGGGCGCTCCGCGGGGGAGGTCCCGTATCCGCCATCCGCACACGCGTCCCAAGCCCCCTTCCGCTCCGCGGGAAAGTCGCTCGCCGCTCCGCCGCCCGGGACGCGCCGCCTTGTCCGGCCCCTCCTCAAGTGACGCCGTGCGATGAGTTCCTCGATGATCCGCCGGGTGCGGGCGGCCCTCTTCACCTGCAGTGTCCTGTTCATTGCGCGGACGGCCGTGCAGCCGCGGGGGGCCGGCGTGGCGCGCCACCGGATGGCCGCGGCGCAGGCCGGCTGGTCCGCCGAGGCACGATACCGGCTGGCGGAATCGCTCACGTATCACGGCCGGGGCGGCATGTGGGCCGCGGGTGCGCCCCGGACCGCAACGCTTGGCGAGGATGGCGCCGCCGAGTACCGCGTCAGGCTCGTGCCCGGGCGCCGGTACGCGATCCACGGCGTGTGCGGGGAGCGCTGCTCGGACATCGATCTGCGGCTCTTCGATCCGGGCGGACGTGAACTGGTTCGCGATGTGGAGGCCGGCCCCGATCCCCTCATCGAGGTCCGCGCCGGGATTCCGGGCGTCTACCGCGTACGCCTTGTGATGGTTCGCTGCGCGGGAGCGGCATGCAACACCGCTCTCGGGGTATTTTCCGCCGCGGATTGAGCGTTTCCGCATGCCAGTCAGGCGGGGAATCTCAGGAATTCGTACCGGCTTTCTGCTGTTGCAGGTGAAGTCTGTTCGGGGAATTTTCCGCCGTTGTTGCGGAAATTCATTTGCTCCCGCACCATCGGCCGGCACGAACTTTCTCGGATCGGTATCCGACCTTCAGCGGTGGCGTGAGGCCCAGCTTCCGTTTCGTTCTGCACCACCACGGACGATGACATGCGAGAGGCCCGGCCCGGAACCATTCCGGGCCGGGCCTCTCGCGGTTTGTCCGTTGCGCGTCCCAAGGAGGACGAGGTCCGGACCGTCGGAACGCTGTGCCTCACGCGGCCCCCGGCTTGCGACGGCGCGCCGGCCCGATTCCGGATGGTTCCGGCCCGTACCTGGCGGGCCGTCCGCCAGCGCGCCGCATGAAAGCAGTGTGCTCCGGCCCGCGGAGATGGTGCCGGTGCACCCGGAAATCTCCCGTGCGCGGCCGGCCCCATCCCCACGTGCGCGTCCCTCGATTGAAGGCGGCAAGGAGCTTTGCGATGGCGTCCCCAGACAGGACGGAGATCTACAGCCGCGCCGCGGACGGCGGCATTCAGCTCGCCGCCAGTACGACCGCTGGCACCTTCACGATGACTACGTTCATCTCGCCCCGCACCACGCGGGCGGGGGGCTGCTGCGGTGGGACGCGGAACTGAAGCCGGTCGTGGATGATCCCGCTCGCGGCGCCCTCGTCGTCATCGACATGCAGAACGACTT from Longimicrobium terrae encodes the following:
- a CDS encoding RCC1 domain-containing protein, which gives rise to MKSIRRLSALVLAGVPLAALSACGDLLTDEAPGARRVLVQLNEAEFGRTFHVAQPLRLELFASDQGGLGVGSVEVRWAAGEASGTVQPDRERTNGNGFLEATWTPGNVAGRQRIYVEVMGTGMADTLEVDVAPDTVVGSVDLRADADTMVAGETQRVSLERVADRFGNAYNLTGGGLPAVSFSTPDTAVLDVSPSGLAAVVTARAAGVGRVIARVGSRADTVAITVRRFIAPGSFRVVRAGAYYSCGTTLPGAAHCWGDNAAGQLGTGGAEPSLSIPAALRALAGVAVEDLALGEIHTCAVAAGGVWCWGDNSVGQLGDGTQDPRPEPVRVAAPAGVRFTSVGVGIVHTCALAEDGGVWCWGDNSAGQLGAEAGPGDPSPQPVRVAAPGAVFSSLSVGAVHACALTAEGAAWCWGDNSTGQLGTGTVDAVAGAVAVESAGAPFTQLGAGFLHTCAVRASGTTACWGDNSYGQLGNGSTEMSASPVAVSGPGRFRQVSGGLYHTCAVTAEDGRAFCWGANGSGRLGSGDEADSPVPVEVRSGEIRFQSVDAGYEHSCALGTDNEGYCWGRNSAGELGTGFTSGASLQPVRVSSPVAPALRRAAAAHAAPTRARSAARAHPRPAVCGRIAGRTRGRLPSCR
- a CDS encoding RCC1 domain-containing protein, which codes for MKQWTVRVIPALALAAALGACSDSALAPEPRDAAAGVDANGAGSGLARAFLSVSAGLGFTCGTTLDGAAYCWGENGSGQLGTGDFDARAVPARVAGVPAALAASTGAAHACALTAAGEVYCWGDNSAGQLGDGTTSGSASPVRVRRPAGVRFVSVTTGAVHGCGLATDRATYCWGDNSAGQLGDGTLNGSSVPVRVQAPAGAVFRSVRSGDGAAHTCAVGAAGAAWCWGDNSYGQLGTGAAGAPSTVPVRVAGGVRFTAVAGSGLGHTCAVSTAAQAYCWGDNSNGQLGDGTTVPRPLPTAVLSTRRYASVETGWFHSCGSTFLSGAYCWGDANGGKLGNGTASGFTAAPVAVTASQGFGQMDPGADHSCARRVDGAAYCWGQGFSGQLGDGQSTNSAVPVRVANPGSTPAASRAAGAGRAQARDGVAEWCRARAARGAAVICA
- a CDS encoding RNA polymerase sigma-70 factor, translating into MSDLCAGSGVPEAGWPAPSAEADQRWFQTVFQEHYAGLCTYVDRLVGSPAASEDVVQDLFVAVWERRAEWRARGKTLAPVLYISARNRAFNALKRRRVEDRSQLLLGVDDRAPGDTDDVLRSGELKLAIDRAVDALPEQCRRIFMLSRRDGLTYTQIASTLGLSVKTVETQMGRALKAMRARLSVHMTTLAALFILRVLG